GATCGCGTGGGGCTGCTCGGGTGGCCCCGTCCCGACCCGGCGGGTCAGGCCGCCGTCCGACGGCGCCAACCCCGGTCGCCAGACCGGTTCCGCCGCGGCGGCCGCGTGCAGGGCTGCCGCCAGCTCGGCGGGAGCCGGTCGGCTCGCCGGGTCGGGCGCCAGCGCTGACTCCACCACGGCCACCAGCGCCCCCGGCGCGGTGGGTGCCTCGTCGACGAGCGCCGGACGGCACATGGGGGTCGGCACCGGCGACCCGACGAGGGCGAACCAGCACAGCGCTCCCAGTCCGTAGACGTCGCTCGCCGGCCCACCCGGCCGCCCCGCCAGCACGGCGGGGTCGACGAACCCAGGGGTGCCGAACACCTCGGCGCGCGGTGCCCCGGTGACGCGCACGGTGCCGAGGTCGGTCAGGAAGGGTCGTCCGTCGCCGTCGAAGACCACGTTGCCCGGGGCCAGGTCACCGTGCTCGACCCCAGCCGCGTGCAGGTCCGCGAGCGCCTGGGCCAGCGGGGCGATGGTCGTGACCACCTCGCCGGGGCGCAACCGGCCGCGGGCCGCGACGACGCCGGCCAGCGTCCCGCCGTCCAGCAGGGTGGTGACGAGCGCCAGTTCATCGTGCCCGGTGACCACGTCGTGCCGGGTGACCACGTCGATCAGTCGGACGACGTGCGGGTGCCGAACGGCGCGCAGCACGGCGAGCTCGCGCTCCGCATCCGGGCCGGCGGGGACCAGCTTGACGGCGACCGGCCGGCCGGTCTGGCCCTGCTCGCCGGCCCACACCTGCGCGCTGGCGCCTCGGCCGAGCAGGCGCCGGAGCCGGTAGCCGGGCAGGACGGGCGCAGGCGGGTCGATCGGCAGACTGGGCATGCCCCAAGCCTGGCGGAACCGGACGATTCACCGCGGGCGCTGTCCACAGGCTCGGCGGTAGCCTCGGGCTGCCACCCGACCGGACGAACGGAGACCGACGTGACGGGACTGCCGGCCCGCGTCGACGTGGTCGTGATCGGTGCCGGACTGGCCGGGCTGGCCGCCGCCGTCGCGCTGCACCGGGCCAGGCTGAACGTGCTGGTGGTCGAGGCCTCGGACGACGTCGGCGGACGCGTGCGCACGGACAGCGTCGACGGACTGCAGCTGGATCGCGGCTTCCAGCTGCTGAACCCGTCCTACCCCGAGCTGCACCGGCTGGCCCGGCTGGGCGTGCTCGACCTGGGGGCGCTCGACCTGCGCCCCTTCGAGCCGGGGGTGGTCGTGGCCCAGGGCGGGCGCCGAACGGTGCTCGCCGACCCGCGTCGCCTGCCGCAGCACCTGCGCTCGACCCTGACCGGGCCGGGTTCGGTGCGCGAGAAGCTGGCGCTGGCGCGATGGGCCGTGGACGTCGTCCGGGCTGATCCGGCCGAGCTGCTGGCCGCCGACGACGAGCCGTTGTCCGCCGCCCTCGCGCAGCGCTCGATCACCGGTCGGCTGCGCACCAGCGTGGTCGACCCCTTCCTGGCGGGCGTGCTCGCCGACGACAGCGGGCAGACCTCGCGACGCTTCGTGGAGCTGCTGGTCCGCGCGTTCGTGCGCGGCACCCCGGCCCTGCCCGCCGCGGGGATGGCGGCGCTCCCCCGCCAGCTCGCCGCCGGGCTGGCGCCCGACGCGCTGGCACTGGGCGTCCGGGCCGTCTCGGTGACCGGCACCTCCGTGGCGACCGACGCGGGGATCGTGACGACGTCCGCGACCGTGGTGGCTACCGATCCGCGGACGGCGACCCGGCTGGCCCACCTGCCCACGGTGGCGATGCGGGGCTTGACGACGTACTACCACCTGGCCGAGACGGCGCCGAGCAGCGCGGCGATGCTGCACCTGGACGGCGGTCGGCGCGGGCCGCTGGTGAACTCGGCGGTGGTGTCCAACGTCGCGCCGGCGTACGCGGGGGGCCGGGGAGCGCTGGTGGCCACGACGGTCCTCGGGGCGCGCGAGGACCCGGCCGTCGAGCGCGCGGTGCGGGCCCAGCTGCGGCTGGTGTACGGCGCGGACCCACGCCCCTGGGAGCTGGTCGCGACGTACGCGATCCCGGACGCCCTTCCCGCGATGCTGCCGCCGCTGGACGTGCGCCAGCCGGTGGACCTGCGCGACGGGCTGTTCGTGGCCGGCGACCACCGCGACACGGCGTCGATCCAGGGCGCGTTAGTCTCCGGACGCCGCGCGGCGACCGCCGTGCTGGCCCATCTCGGAGTCCCGGAGGACGTGCATGCCCGCTGACCAGCCGACGATCCTGGCGACCTCGGGCGGGTACGTCCCGGCCCATCGGCACCGGCTGGACTTCGCGCCGCTCGTGCAGCACGCGGTGGAGCTCTCCGGCACGACGGGCCGGCCGCGGGTCTGCCACATCGGCACGGCCATCGGCGACCAGCGTTCGTTCAATGCCGAGCTGGACGAGGCCGCGCGCACGGCGGGCTACGACTTCTCGCACCTCTCGCTGTTCCCCATGCCGAGCGTCGAGGACGTCGAGGGGCACCTGCTGGCGCAGGACGTGGTGTGGGTGAACGGCGGGTCGGTGGCGAACCTGCTCGCGGTCTGGCGGGTGCACGAGCTCGACGAGGTGCTGCGCCGGGTCTGGGCGGCCCGCGTGGTGCTGGCCGGGGTCTCTGCGGGCTCGATCTGCTGGTACGTCGGCGGGACGACGGACTCGTTCGGGCCGGAGCTGCGCGCGGTCACGAACGGGCTGGGTCTGCTGCCCTACGGCAACGGCGTGCACTACGACAGCGAGGCGCGCCGGCGTCCGCTGGTGCACCGGTTGGTGGCCGACGGCACGCTGCCGGTCACCCACTGCACGGACGACGGGGTCGGCCTGGTCTACCGGGGCACCGAGCTGGTCGAGGCCGTGACGGAGCAGCGTGGCAAGGGGGCCTACGTCGTGCGCCGCGAGGCCGGTGCAGCCGTGGAGGAGCGGATCGAGCCCCGGGTGCTGCCCGGCGTCTGACCCTTGCGCGACGCCATTGGTCACCCTAGAGTAACGGTTACTCATGAGCGACCAAACGGCTGCCCTCGCCCTCGACGCCCTCGGTGACCCGATGCGTCGACAGGTGCTCGTCGTCCTGCGCGAGGGGGCGCTGCCGGTGGGCGAGCTCGCCGACCGGCTGCCCATCGGGCGGCCGGCCGTCAGCAAGCACCTGAAGGTGCTGGAGGGCGCCGGCCTGGTGGAGCACCGCTCCGCCGGCACCCGCAACCTCTACGCCCTCGCCCCCGACGGGCTGGCGCCCGTCCAGCAGTGGCTGGTCGGGTTGTGGGACAACGCCTTGGCCGCCTTCGCCGCCCACCTCGAGCAAGGAGACCGCCCATGACCCTGGCCCCCGTGGTCCGCGAGCTGCGGGTCGCCGTCGACCCCGCTACCGCCTACGCCGTGTTCACCGCACACCTGGGCGGGTGGTGGCCGCTCGGCGGGTTCAGCGTGCACGGCGCGACGTCGTCCGTGGCGTTCGAGGGCGACGCCGTCGTCGAGCGGGCCGCCGACGGCCAGGTGAGTGTCTGGGCGGAGGTCCTCGAGCGGCGCGAGCCCGAGCTGCTGCGGCTGGCCTGGCACCCGGGCGCCGGGCCCGACCGGGCCACCGAGGTCGAGGTAACGTTCAGCCCGGACGACGAGGGGACGCTGGTCCGGCTGGTGCACTCGGGGTGGGAGCGGTTGGCCGATCCGCAGTCCGGCCGGGACAGCTACGCGGGCGGTTGGGTCGCCGTCCTGCTCCCGTTCGGTCGCCACCTGGGGATCCCGCCGGACCACGAGGACACCCGCTGGTTCGCGCTGCAGCACCTGCCGGGTCGGCTCGCTCCTAGCGACGGGCCGTTGATGCAGCACCCGCTCTTCGCCGAGCACGTGGCGTTCCTCGGCCGGCTGGCCGCCGACGGGCTGCTCGTGGCGGCCGGCCCCCTGACCGATGAGGCGGGCGCCGGCATGACCGTCATCCGGGTCCGGCCCGAGGACGGTGACGTGGACGTCGAGCGGCTGGCGACGCAGGACGACCGGTCCGTCGCGGGCGGTCTGCTCACCGTGCGGGTGCGCCCCTGGCGGGTCCAGCTCTCCGCCCTCTGACGCTCCCACCCTCCCTGACGTGGGACGCGCAGCCCCTTCAGAGGGGGACGACACGGTGCTGGGCAGCGCTGACCCGCGCGGCATCCAGCACATCGAGCACGTGGACGGCGTCGTGCGGGTCGACCGGCATCGGGCTGCCCGTGGTCACTGCCTCGGCGACGGCCCGGTAGAAGTCCACGGCACTGCCCGGTGCCCGCGGCACGGCACGGCGCTCGTCGCCGGCGACCACCCACCCGCAGTGCTCGTCATCCGGGTCCGCGAAGTCGGCGAACGCGGTGGCCTCGGCCTCGAAGTCGGTCACCACGTAGCTACCCGCCCGGCCCAGCACCCGGGTGCGCGGCCCGGGCGCACCGGCCACGGAGAGCGCGCCCAGGTGGCTGCGCACCCCGCTCTCGTGCTCCAGCGCCAGGAACGCGTCGTCCTCGCTGGGGGTGGTGTGCGCCGCCAGCTCGGCGTAGACCCGGCGTACGCGCCCGAACAGCTGGACGGCCGAGTCCACGAGGTGGCTGTGCAGGTCGAGCAGCAGCCCTCCCCCGTCGGCTGCCGTGGCGTTCTCCCGCCAGCGGTCCTTCGGCTCGGGCCGCCAGCGCTCCCACCGGCGCTCGAACCGGAACACCTCGCCCAGCTCACCGTCCGCGAGCAGCCGTCGCAGGGTGAGCTGCTCCGCGTCCCAGCGCCGGTTCTGGAACACGGTCAGCGGGACGCCGAGGTCGTCCGCGCACTGGGTCACGCGGGCGGCCTGGTCGCCGTCCACGCCCAGCGGCTTGTCCACCACGACCGGCACCCCGGCCTGCAGCCCGGCGATGGCCTGCTCGGCGTGCACACCGCTGGGACTGGCCAGCACCAGCACGTCCAGCCGGCCCGGCTCGGCCAGCAACGCCGCGATCGACGACAGGCAGACCGCGTCGGGCCACTCCCGCTCCACGTCGGCCCGTCGGCCGGCGTCCGACGTGACCACCCGGACGACGTCCAGGCCGGCCGCTCGCAGCAGTGGGGTGTGGATCCCGGCCCCGGCTGAGCCGAACCCGACGAGCCCGACGCGCGCGCGCCCGCTCACGGGAGGGCCGCCGTCGCCGGTTCGGGCCCGGGGTTGTGGGGCTCAGGCGCACCGGGCTCAGAGCCGTCCTGGTCGTCGACCTCGGCGCCGTACCTCGTCGGCCACCAGATGCGCGCGCCGACGTCGTAGCTGAGCGCGGGCACGAGCAGCGATCGCACGACGAGCGTGTCGAGCAGGACGCCGAACGCCACGATGAACGCGATCTGCTGCAGGAACAGGATCGGGATGGTCGCCAGTGCACCGAAGGTCGCCGCCAGCACGACGCCGGCACTGGTGATCACCCCGCCGGTCACCGCGAGCCCGACGAGCACGCCCGGTCGGGTGCCCCGGTGCCCGGCCTCCTCGCGCACTCGGGTCATCAGGAAGATCGAGTAGTCGATGCCGAGCGCGACCAGGAAGACGAACGCGTACAACGGGATCGACGGATCGCCGCCGGGGAAGTCGAACACGTGGTTGAACATCAGCGCGCTGATCCCGATGGTCGCGCCGAACGACACCACGTTCGCGGCGATCAGCAGCAGCGGGGCCACCACCGCCCGCAGCAGGAGCATCAGCACGAGCAGGATCACGATGAGGATCGCCGGGATGATCACCGTCAGGTCCCGCCGGCTCGCCTCGCGCACGTCGAGGTTCACGGCGGTGTTGCCGCCCACCAGCACGTCCTGGCCGACCGCGTCGACCGCGGTGCGGAGCCGGCGGACGACGTCCTCGGCCTCGGGGCTGTCCGCCGACGGCGTCAGGGTGGCCTGCACCTCCACCTGGCCATCCACCACCTTGGGCGGGCCGGGTGACGTCGCGGTCGCCATCGAGGTGTCGGTGAGCACCTGCGCCGACGCGACCCCCTCCACCCCGCGCACGACGTCCAGGGCCTGCTCGGTGTCGGTCTCGGCCAGGACCATGATCGCGGGACTACCCGCGCCGCCCGGGAAGTGCGCGGCCAGGACCTCCTGCCCCGCGACCGACTCCACCGGGTCGCGGAACAGGTCGGAGGTGCTGATCCCGCTCGCCTTGAGGGTGGGCGCGAAGAGGCCGGCGCAGAGCAGGACCAGCAACGTGCCGGACCAGACCGTGCGCGGGTGGCGACCGACCAGCCGGGCCACCCGACCCCAGATCCCGTTGCCCCGCATCACGTCCTCGCGGTGCACGTGGTCGACGTGCGGGGTGCGCGGCCAGAACAGCCAGCGCCCGGACGGGGCCTTGGCGTACCAGGGCAGCGGTCCGTCGTCCTCCTGCGACCGCAGGAACCGCCAGCGCTGCACGGCGAACCAGCCACCGCCGGCCAGGACCAGCAGGACCAGCACCAGGCCGAGCCACGGCGCCACCAGGACCGCGCCGATCGCGAAGGCCGCCCCGCAGACCACGATGCCCAGGATGATCAGCGGGACCAGCAGCAGCACTGGCAGCAGGGTCAGCGCGGCCAGCAGCGCGCCCGCGATGCCGAGGGCGCCCACGGGGCCGAGGCCACGGGTCGAGCCGAGCTCGCTGAGCAGCAGGCAGAGCAGGCCGAGGATGACGGTCGCGGCACTGGCCGCGATCGGCTCGACCGAGCCCCGCCAGGCGCGGCGCATCGCCACGTACTTGTTCTCGTGGTCGTGCAGCTCCTCGCGGTAGCGCGAGACCAGGAGCAGCGAGTAGTCCGTCGCGGCGCCGATCACCAGGATCGACAGGATCCCCTGGCTCTGGCCGTCGAGCGTGATGGTGCCGTGCTTGGCGAGCGGGAAGATCACCAGGGCGGCGGCGGACAGGCCGAACGCCGACGTCATCAGGGCGGCCAGCGGGAGCAGCGGGCTGCGGTAGACCAGCAGCAGGATGATGAAGACGGCCGTCAGGCTGACCCCGAGCAGCTTGCCGTCGATCCCACCGAACGCCGTCACCAGGTCGGCGGTGAACCCGGCCGGCCCCGTGACGTAGGCCTTCAGGCCCGTCGACTCCAGGTCGCTGGCGGCGGCCCCG
This DNA window, taken from Angustibacter luteus, encodes the following:
- a CDS encoding serine/threonine-protein kinase; its protein translation is MPSLPIDPPAPVLPGYRLRRLLGRGASAQVWAGEQGQTGRPVAVKLVPAGPDAERELAVLRAVRHPHVVRLIDVVTRHDVVTGHDELALVTTLLDGGTLAGVVAARGRLRPGEVVTTIAPLAQALADLHAAGVEHGDLAPGNVVFDGDGRPFLTDLGTVRVTGAPRAEVFGTPGFVDPAVLAGRPGGPASDVYGLGALCWFALVGSPVPTPMCRPALVDEAPTAPGALVAVVESALAPDPASRPAPAELAAALHAAAAAEPVWRPGLAPSDGGLTRRVGTGPPEQPHAIGPRHRKDPRRARWAVMAGAVALVLAVGGGAVVGSRPEAVAQQPRLAAATRPTAHSTSRAPAISSAAEALPVIGRLAVTRTAALSRVPPACGRAAPQPGAAGSVPGSTADRADQQVLAGLASRCLHLRGLTLLPRQARVVSPGRDRVVVDVVVQESAYDVVEASGAVVQHVAAVAGRRSRLTLVRTSGGWRVERVSSTPSARRPPASGARR
- a CDS encoding NAD(P)/FAD-dependent oxidoreductase; the encoded protein is MTGLPARVDVVVIGAGLAGLAAAVALHRARLNVLVVEASDDVGGRVRTDSVDGLQLDRGFQLLNPSYPELHRLARLGVLDLGALDLRPFEPGVVVAQGGRRTVLADPRRLPQHLRSTLTGPGSVREKLALARWAVDVVRADPAELLAADDEPLSAALAQRSITGRLRTSVVDPFLAGVLADDSGQTSRRFVELLVRAFVRGTPALPAAGMAALPRQLAAGLAPDALALGVRAVSVTGTSVATDAGIVTTSATVVATDPRTATRLAHLPTVAMRGLTTYYHLAETAPSSAAMLHLDGGRRGPLVNSAVVSNVAPAYAGGRGALVATTVLGAREDPAVERAVRAQLRLVYGADPRPWELVATYAIPDALPAMLPPLDVRQPVDLRDGLFVAGDHRDTASIQGALVSGRRAATAVLAHLGVPEDVHAR
- a CDS encoding peptidase E gives rise to the protein MPADQPTILATSGGYVPAHRHRLDFAPLVQHAVELSGTTGRPRVCHIGTAIGDQRSFNAELDEAARTAGYDFSHLSLFPMPSVEDVEGHLLAQDVVWVNGGSVANLLAVWRVHELDEVLRRVWAARVVLAGVSAGSICWYVGGTTDSFGPELRAVTNGLGLLPYGNGVHYDSEARRRPLVHRLVADGTLPVTHCTDDGVGLVYRGTELVEAVTEQRGKGAYVVRREAGAAVEERIEPRVLPGV
- a CDS encoding metalloregulator ArsR/SmtB family transcription factor, which codes for MSDQTAALALDALGDPMRRQVLVVLREGALPVGELADRLPIGRPAVSKHLKVLEGAGLVEHRSAGTRNLYALAPDGLAPVQQWLVGLWDNALAAFAAHLEQGDRP
- a CDS encoding SRPBCC domain-containing protein; this translates as MTLAPVVRELRVAVDPATAYAVFTAHLGGWWPLGGFSVHGATSSVAFEGDAVVERAADGQVSVWAEVLERREPELLRLAWHPGAGPDRATEVEVTFSPDDEGTLVRLVHSGWERLADPQSGRDSYAGGWVAVLLPFGRHLGIPPDHEDTRWFALQHLPGRLAPSDGPLMQHPLFAEHVAFLGRLAADGLLVAAGPLTDEAGAGMTVIRVRPEDGDVDVERLATQDDRSVAGGLLTVRVRPWRVQLSAL
- a CDS encoding Gfo/Idh/MocA family protein; protein product: MSGRARVGLVGFGSAGAGIHTPLLRAAGLDVVRVVTSDAGRRADVEREWPDAVCLSSIAALLAEPGRLDVLVLASPSGVHAEQAIAGLQAGVPVVVDKPLGVDGDQAARVTQCADDLGVPLTVFQNRRWDAEQLTLRRLLADGELGEVFRFERRWERWRPEPKDRWRENATAADGGGLLLDLHSHLVDSAVQLFGRVRRVYAELAAHTTPSEDDAFLALEHESGVRSHLGALSVAGAPGPRTRVLGRAGSYVVTDFEAEATAFADFADPDDEHCGWVVAGDERRAVPRAPGSAVDFYRAVAEAVTTGSPMPVDPHDAVHVLDVLDAARVSAAQHRVVPL
- a CDS encoding MMPL family transporter — encoded protein: MSTGGPDTGGRAARGRAARRRATRRRAVLRAVGLALIAAAWLGVASVGGPLVGRLSEVQENDNANFLPKSAESTKLAAQAEKFSDSSTFPAFLVLERASGITAEDKTQVTAFTEDLPSVAIPVDPASAAGRTYTLEDFLAPGPVPVVPSEDGKALLVPIALDGDKAGDSLPDGESVVGQSVEAIRGAAASDLESTGLKAYVTGPAGFTADLVTAFGGIDGKLLGVSLTAVFIILLLVYRSPLLPLAALMTSAFGLSAAALVIFPLAKHGTITLDGQSQGILSILVIGAATDYSLLLVSRYREELHDHENKYVAMRRAWRGSVEPIAASAATVILGLLCLLLSELGSTRGLGPVGALGIAGALLAALTLLPVLLLVPLIILGIVVCGAAFAIGAVLVAPWLGLVLVLLVLAGGGWFAVQRWRFLRSQEDDGPLPWYAKAPSGRWLFWPRTPHVDHVHREDVMRGNGIWGRVARLVGRHPRTVWSGTLLVLLCAGLFAPTLKASGISTSDLFRDPVESVAGQEVLAAHFPGGAGSPAIMVLAETDTEQALDVVRGVEGVASAQVLTDTSMATATSPGPPKVVDGQVEVQATLTPSADSPEAEDVVRRLRTAVDAVGQDVLVGGNTAVNLDVREASRRDLTVIIPAILIVILLVLMLLLRAVVAPLLLIAANVVSFGATIGISALMFNHVFDFPGGDPSIPLYAFVFLVALGIDYSIFLMTRVREEAGHRGTRPGVLVGLAVTGGVITSAGVVLAATFGALATIPILFLQQIAFIVAFGVLLDTLVVRSLLVPALSYDVGARIWWPTRYGAEVDDQDGSEPGAPEPHNPGPEPATAALP